In Candidatus Desulfofervidus auxilii, one genomic interval encodes:
- a CDS encoding PilW family protein, whose amino-acid sequence MDKKGMTLLELLVVMAILVVVITGALTFLSSLTKRSSQETARSKTSQTGLISDLILIRDIAMAGMGVPVEVGGQFVPIGGMLPGGTNPNNTGQNGSDQLMIKGAVISSGANDYFKWGYNVNYIISGSSNIIVSALPDPLNPILPPYSPNVQDLFTLSRAGYRHPFENGDMVVFLDAETKQLLGSNVYNVSGVGATGFNVAPNTDFTIRDYGSLIFSLGGIGVVNFNDYLTNRFTGYRLSAGTQPQCAPNTRSLLRVYGGAMDPILDCILDFQVQFGLIDATTGNVTWLNDISATSAAVLKDQLKIVRIFIVKQMGKRDPKYFYPFNTIPNASIPLFSVNSNGNVVNARPDAGPPANAIINLTNAQRQYHWRLITLDIPLRELQ is encoded by the coding sequence ATGGATAAAAAAGGCATGACTTTGTTAGAGCTTTTAGTGGTGATGGCCATCTTGGTGGTGGTAATCACCGGTGCCTTAACATTTTTATCCAGTCTTACTAAAAGAAGTTCTCAAGAAACTGCTAGGAGCAAGACCAGCCAAACAGGATTAATTTCTGATTTGATTTTAATCAGGGATATTGCTATGGCCGGGATGGGAGTGCCGGTAGAAGTAGGTGGACAGTTTGTGCCTATTGGTGGGATGTTACCTGGAGGTACTAATCCCAATAATACAGGACAAAATGGTTCTGACCAGTTAATGATCAAAGGAGCAGTGATTTCTTCTGGGGCCAATGATTATTTTAAATGGGGATATAATGTAAATTATATCATTTCTGGTAGTAGTAATATAATTGTGAGTGCCTTACCTGACCCTCTTAATCCAATTCTTCCTCCATATTCACCCAATGTGCAAGATTTATTCACCCTCAGCCGTGCTGGTTACCGACATCCTTTTGAAAATGGAGACATGGTGGTTTTTCTGGATGCAGAGACAAAGCAACTTTTAGGTAGTAATGTTTATAACGTAAGTGGTGTAGGGGCTACGGGTTTTAATGTTGCTCCTAATACAGATTTCACCATTAGAGACTATGGGAGTCTGATATTTAGTCTGGGAGGGATAGGTGTGGTCAATTTTAATGATTATCTGACCAACAGATTTACTGGTTACAGGTTAAGTGCAGGCACTCAACCTCAATGTGCCCCTAATACTCGCTCTTTATTACGAGTTTATGGTGGTGCAATGGACCCTATCCTGGACTGTATCCTGGACTTTCAGGTGCAGTTTGGTCTGATTGATGCAACCACGGGTAATGTTACCTGGTTAAATGATATTTCTGCCACTTCTGCTGCTGTTCTTAAAGACCAACTCAAAATTGTCCGCATCTTTATTGTTAAACAAATGGGGAAAAGAGACCCTAAATACTTTTACCCCTTTAACACTATACCAAATGCCTCTATACCTTTATTTTCAGTAAATTCAAACGGTAATGTGGTAAATGCCCGTCCTGATGCCGGCCCTCCTGCCAATGCTATTATCAATCTTACAAATGCCCAAAGGCAGTATCACTGGCGTCTTATTACTTTAGACATACCTTTGAGGGAGTTGCAATGA
- a CDS encoding menaquinone biosynthetic enzyme MqnA/MqnD family protein, whose protein sequence is MDRITLRLGKFPFLNCVPIYHALETGKVKCETRFKIVSGSPTETNALLNKGELELGIISSVAYADMAGKCLILPELSISSYGKVKSVILFSRIPITALDGQPVMLTPHSATSILLLKLIFSKYLGIQPKYLIGEIGQPNGEAVAGLVIGDRALRLQAEKIYPYQLDLGEVWYNLTGLPFVFGLFAVRKSVWEEYKQVVKHIWQALLTSKRWGLNHLKRLARCYSQLSLVEYWQHLNYDLTPLHLKSVKLFFHYLKEAKEIETIPLFSIIET, encoded by the coding sequence ATGGATAGAATAACACTTCGCTTAGGCAAGTTCCCATTTTTAAATTGTGTTCCAATTTATCATGCCTTAGAGACTGGTAAGGTTAAGTGTGAAACCCGATTTAAAATCGTCTCTGGCAGTCCAACAGAGACTAATGCCCTTTTAAACAAAGGAGAGCTTGAGCTAGGAATTATTTCTTCTGTGGCCTATGCTGATATGGCTGGAAAATGCTTAATTTTACCTGAACTTTCTATTTCTTCTTATGGAAAAGTCAAAAGTGTCATCCTCTTTAGTCGTATACCCATAACTGCTTTAGATGGACAACCAGTCATGCTTACACCTCATTCTGCTACCTCTATTTTGCTGTTAAAGTTGATTTTTTCTAAATATCTTGGTATTCAACCTAAATATCTAATAGGTGAAATAGGACAGCCTAACGGAGAGGCAGTGGCAGGTTTGGTGATTGGTGATAGGGCACTGAGGCTTCAAGCAGAAAAAATTTATCCCTATCAGTTGGACTTGGGTGAAGTTTGGTATAATTTAACCGGACTTCCCTTTGTCTTTGGTCTTTTTGCAGTGAGAAAAAGCGTTTGGGAAGAATACAAACAGGTTGTTAAACATATATGGCAAGCATTGCTAACATCTAAAAGATGGGGTCTCAATCATCTAAAAAGATTGGCTAGATGCTATTCTCAACTTTCCTTGGTAGAGTATTGGCAACATCTTAATTATGATTTGACCCCTTTGCATTTAAAAAGTGTAAAGCTGTTTTTCCACTATCTCAAGGAAGCAAAAGAGATAGAAACTATACCCTTATTTAGTATTATAGAAACTTGA
- a CDS encoding type IV pilus modification PilV family protein: MKKGFTLIELLVSLAMLGFILMALTHATVVVMKHNSYIEHKKIALELGQGAIDYLANLPYNHVLLRDIQSNNTFINVFPNAPCPPSTPYGITDLNNNQQVYLVDNGNGQYDGLPDRLDGGEAGLGVDHPDTAIPVASYNNIAPIQMVRNLTYYKIWGIRDLTNAKEIVLVVYWFELNNPQNIPYHITLRTVKRQK, encoded by the coding sequence ATGAAAAAAGGCTTTACATTAATAGAATTATTGGTAAGCCTGGCTATGTTGGGTTTTATCTTAATGGCGCTCACTCACGCCACGGTGGTGGTGATGAAGCACAATTCTTATATAGAACATAAGAAGATAGCCCTGGAGTTAGGTCAGGGGGCAATTGATTATTTAGCCAATCTTCCTTATAACCATGTGCTTTTAAGAGACATACAATCCAATAATACCTTTATAAATGTTTTTCCTAATGCACCCTGTCCTCCTTCTACACCTTATGGCATTACTGACCTCAATAATAACCAACAAGTCTATTTAGTAGATAATGGAAATGGACAATATGATGGTCTTCCTGACAGATTGGATGGAGGTGAAGCAGGATTAGGTGTAGACCATCCAGATACCGCTATACCTGTTGCCAGTTATAATAATATTGCCCCCATACAAATGGTGCGTAATCTCACTTATTACAAAATCTGGGGTATCAGAGATTTGACAAATGCTAAAGAAATTGTTTTGGTGGTTTATTGGTTTGAATTAAATAACCCTCAAAATATTCCTTATCATATTACTTTAAGGACGGTAAAGAGGCAGAAATAA
- a CDS encoding GspH/FimT family pseudopilin has translation MMRVMLVSQSKGMTLTEMMVVLGIIATLLGIGSVGLKALKANYDLVNATNQLYADLEWVRQQSMGGSHQFGIQFRPWYDDNGVAHNTADGYNVIFEDKNGNGVYDPGQAPPNREEIRTVDLRGKNVTLTGFPNTLWYTRRGTPTQLFTITLTTPYSNPTQNINTKRITVSMFKIRIQ, from the coding sequence ATGATGAGAGTAATGTTGGTTTCTCAATCAAAAGGGATGACTTTAACAGAAATGATGGTAGTTTTAGGTATTATTGCTACTTTGTTGGGTATAGGCAGTGTGGGTTTGAAAGCCTTAAAAGCCAATTATGATTTGGTCAATGCCACCAACCAGTTATATGCTGATCTGGAATGGGTGAGACAGCAGTCTATGGGAGGTAGTCATCAGTTTGGTATACAGTTTCGGCCCTGGTATGATGACAATGGAGTAGCTCACAATACTGCGGATGGTTATAATGTAATTTTTGAAGATAAAAATGGTAATGGAGTATATGACCCTGGTCAGGCACCACCAAATAGAGAAGAAATCAGGACAGTTGACCTCAGAGGGAAAAATGTTACTCTTACTGGCTTTCCTAATACACTCTGGTATACTCGTAGGGGGACCCCAACTCAGTTATTCACCATTACCCTGACCACTCCATATAGTAATCCAACACAGAATATTAATACTAAACGAATTACCGTAAGCATGTTTAAAATAAGGATCCAGTGA